In Paraburkholderia flagellata, a genomic segment contains:
- a CDS encoding porin — protein MKKAGLGLGTLIATGAALVASPAFAQSSVTLYGAVDDAITYVNNQNGHSNVYLRQGNLYASKFGLQGKEDLGGGTFAIFDLQNGFDLNSGALSSSGLIFNRQAYVGLQNQNLGTFTAGRQYTPYYLFVGPLTGSSWLTGATGAHPGDIDGLDTTVRINNSATYTSPIFYGVQASAMYALGGIAGSTGKGQTWSAALRYSAGPVSLAAAILRMDNAQLTSGFDSSSTGSFGKSSLNTGYVSASAVQHIAAAGNYTIGNLILGASYSNVQYIAGGKSIFHDTAIFNTWAALAVYRFTPAFDVGGGFAYTLASQANGITSAARYQQYSLKESYHLSKRTTLYALQAYQHAGGQTLGANGAGNIVNASPAVGDSQNSTPSSTRSQFVGMAGIALLF, from the coding sequence ATGAAGAAAGCAGGCCTTGGTCTTGGTACGCTTATCGCGACTGGCGCAGCCCTTGTGGCCAGCCCCGCGTTCGCGCAAAGCAGCGTCACGCTCTACGGCGCCGTCGACGACGCCATCACCTACGTCAACAACCAGAACGGTCACTCGAACGTCTATCTGCGCCAGGGCAATCTGTATGCGTCGAAGTTCGGCTTGCAGGGCAAGGAGGATCTCGGCGGCGGCACGTTCGCGATCTTCGATCTGCAAAACGGCTTCGACCTCAACAGCGGCGCGCTTTCGTCGAGCGGACTGATCTTCAATCGCCAGGCCTACGTGGGCCTGCAGAACCAGAACCTGGGCACGTTCACGGCTGGCCGCCAGTACACGCCGTATTACCTGTTCGTCGGCCCGCTCACAGGTAGCTCGTGGCTCACCGGCGCGACCGGCGCGCACCCAGGCGACATCGACGGCCTCGACACGACCGTGCGCATCAACAATTCGGCAACCTACACTTCGCCGATCTTTTACGGCGTGCAGGCAAGCGCCATGTACGCACTCGGCGGCATTGCGGGCAGCACCGGCAAGGGTCAGACGTGGAGTGCCGCGCTGCGTTATTCCGCTGGTCCGGTGAGCCTCGCCGCGGCCATCCTGCGCATGGACAACGCGCAGCTGACGAGCGGATTCGACAGCTCGTCCACCGGCAGCTTCGGCAAGTCCTCGCTGAACACGGGCTATGTCTCGGCGAGCGCGGTCCAGCACATCGCGGCTGCCGGCAACTACACGATCGGCAACCTGATCCTCGGCGCGTCGTATTCGAACGTCCAGTACATCGCGGGCGGCAAGTCGATCTTCCACGACACGGCCATCTTCAACACCTGGGCGGCGCTCGCGGTCTATCGCTTCACGCCGGCCTTCGATGTAGGCGGCGGCTTCGCCTACACGCTGGCTTCGCAGGCCAATGGCATCACGAGCGCGGCGCGCTACCAGCAGTACTCGCTCAAGGAGTCGTACCACCTCTCGAAGCGCACCACGCTCTACGCCCTGCAGGCCTACCAGCACGCGGGCGGCCAGACGCTCGGTGCGAACGGCGCGGGCAACATCGTCAACGCGAGCCCGGCCGTGGGCGACTCGCAGAATTCCACGCCCTCGTCCACGCGTTCGCAGTTCGTCGGCATGGCGGGCATCGCGCTGTTGTTCTGA